The window GCGGCGGTCGCCGCATTCGCGCAGCAGGTCCAGGGCCTCCAGCAGCCCGGCTTCGGCGGCCCGCGGGTCCCCGCCGTCGAGGTCGACGTCGGCGAGCGCGGCCAGCACCGCGCCGGTGCCCTGCGGGTCGTCGAGCTGCCGGAAGCGGTTCTCGGCCATGACGAAGTAGTTCCGCGCCTGCCGGGCGTGGCCGTGCTGCCAGTGCAGCGAGCCGAGGTTGTACAGCTTCTCCGCTTCCGCGTGCGGGTCCTGGCGGCGGCGGGCCGCGGCCAGGCCGAGCACCGACACGGCGTGGGCGGCGTGGCCGAGCCACGGCGTGCCGGCCAGCGCCGTGCACGCGTCGGCGAGGCGTCCGGTGAGGTCGTGCCAGCCGTGCGCGCCGGCCAGCCGCGCGGCCGCGGCGAGGTGGGCGGTCTCTTCGACCGCCCAGGCCGCCGGATCGGCCGAAACCCGGCGCAGCACAGCGGGATCGGGCTTCGGCAGATCGGCCGGCATACCGCCCTGGGCGTGTTCGGCGAGGACGAGGGTGGCTTCGCAGGCTCGACGGAGCGCGGCTGAGTCGGTTTCCGGGTTTTCGGTGAGGACGAGCCGGGTGAAGGACGGAACAGCCCAGTGGGGTGTGTCGGGGCGCCGGGAGCCCGGCCTGAGCTGGTCGCGCGGATCTTCTTCCCCGGCTCGGTCCGCGGCACCGGCCCGTTCCACCAAGTGCGCCGCGGCCAACTCTTCGAGCCGGTCGCGGGCCTCGTCCAGCGGGCGGTCCAGCAACGCGGCCACGCACCAGTCCGGTACCGGCCCTTCGAACGCCGCCAGCAGCCTCAGCAACGACCGATCCACGGCCGGCTGCTCGCGCAGCGCCGACGTCACCTCCGCCCGGACGCTGAGGTCGCCGGTGGCCAGCTCGTCGAGCCGACGACGGTCGTCGGACAAGCGGGCCGCCAGCTCCCCCACCCGCTGGTTCGGCCGGGCCGCCAACTTCGCCCCGGCGATCCGGACGGCGAGCGCGAGCCCGGCGCACGACGCGAGAAGCCGTTGAGTCGCTTCGGGTTCCGCGCGCAGCCGCGCCTCCCCCGCGATCGCCGCGAGCAGCGCCCAGGCGTCCTCAGTGGACAGTCCGGCGACCGGCACCGGCCGCGCCCCGCACAGGCCGGGCAGCTCGCGGCGCGTCGTCACCAGCGTCGCGCAACCGGGCCCGCTGGGGAGCAACGCCCGCACCTGCGCCTCGGTCGTGACGTCCTCCAGCAGCACCAGCAGCCGGCGGTCGGCGGTGTAGCTGCGCCACAACCTGGTCAGGCCCGCGCGGTCGGCCAGCTCCGCCGGTCTCGCGCCGAGCACGCGCAGGAACCCCGCCAAGACCGTCGCGGGGTCGGCGTCGCGCAGGGAAGCGGTCAGCTGGCCGTCGGGGAAGCGGCGGCGCGCCCGCCAGGCCGCCTGGACGGCCAGCGCGGACTTCCCGGCCCCGGCGGCTCCGTGCAGCACGACGGGGCCCGGGCCGCGCAGGGCCCGGCCGACGTCGGCGAGCTCGGCCGTACGGCCGGTGAAGTCGGGCACCGCGGGCGGGAGCTGGGCGGGCGGCCCGGGGGTCGTCCACTCGGTGCCGGCGATCCGGCGGTACACCGCGACGAGGTCGTCGCCGGGCCAGACGCCCGCCTCTTCCCAGAGCGCCCGCCGCGTCCGGCGGAGCACCTCCAGGGCCGACTCGCGGTGGCCG of the Amycolatopsis sp. NBC_01488 genome contains:
- a CDS encoding AfsR/SARP family transcriptional regulator is translated as MRFQVLGPMTASVALPSAAQPRRLLAVLLARAGQFVGRDTLVDELWPDGAPSSAAAIVQVTVSKLRKTLSPGLGAAEAGQRLRSGPRGYALTVEPGELDADDFLTLLSAGADDRAQRRRALERALACWRGDAFADVAGGPLLEAHKLWLEDRRSAALLQLVELELADGDGRAVVERLDPVVAARPADERFAARLASALGAVGHRESALEVLRRTRRALWEEAGVWPGDDLVAVYRRIAGTEWTTPGPPAQLPPAVPDFTGRTAELADVGRALRGPGPVVLHGAAGAGKSALAVQAAWRARRRFPDGQLTASLRDADPATVLAGFLRVLGARPAELADRAGLTRLWRSYTADRRLLVLLEDVTTEAQVRALLPSGPGCATLVTTRRELPGLCGARPVPVAGLSTEDAWALLAAIAGEARLRAEPEATQRLLASCAGLALAVRIAGAKLAARPNQRVGELAARLSDDRRRLDELATGDLSVRAEVTSALREQPAVDRSLLRLLAAFEGPVPDWCVAALLDRPLDEARDRLEELAAAHLVERAGAADRAGEEDPRDQLRPGSRRPDTPHWAVPSFTRLVLTENPETDSAALRRACEATLVLAEHAQGGMPADLPKPDPAVLRRVSADPAAWAVEETAHLAAAARLAGAHGWHDLTGRLADACTALAGTPWLGHAAHAVSVLGLAAARRRQDPHAEAEKLYNLGSLHWQHGHARQARNYFVMAENRFRQLDDPQGTGAVLAALADVDLDGGDPRAAEAGLLEALDLLRECGDRRGQAAAAAQLGSLAEDVGDVRRAVESFEVSMLLARECDDGRWHDQAAKRYADVLRRHGGWDQAADLLAGALGSTVRTRERHWEAHVLRSLGDLHIEAGELADGERCLARSLTLFEQLGHRHAAAYTHRCLAEARRRAGDPAGARRHLRVAMGVFRELRDRRGAGYALLSLGRTHADEGRGPEAARLLRTSADLFAELGFPLWELLALRGLTAVTSESPARDRTREVLTKIRT